Below is a window of Chelmon rostratus isolate fCheRos1 chromosome 23, fCheRos1.pri, whole genome shotgun sequence DNA.
AGGCCGTCAACCGGGTCGTTTGTCAGTGGAGGCAGTGATCCGCTGCTCCACATGGTGCTGGGATGTGATGTGTGACCACAGAGACCTCTGACAGGACTCTGCTTATAAGAGGCCGCCCGCCAAATTACCATAAAGACACATTTAGGGAAACAGTGTAAGACTTCATCAGTGTTATAAGAAGTCTTTGACTGTATTTCATGATTTTAATGGTGAAGGGAGGATTTATACTTCGTTTCCCAGAATTCTGAATGAAACTATGTGAGATCAGACTTGATGTCTCGTGTTTGCCTCAGATGTGATTTAGTTCCTCATATGTCTCACTTGAAATGTGTCCTGCTGGAGGAGTCGCAGTGAACCGCCGCCGTCATGCTGCTGATGACCAGCAGCAGAGCGTCACACCTGTGTGGAGGATGTTTTCTCACCTGGAGTTCGCTTCATTTGGTCGGGATCGGgtcaaaatgatgcattttagtCCTGCTCACACAGACTGTTGACTAACGAGCCGAGGGCGCGAACGTGTCGTCACACAGACTGACGGGTGCGTGGTCGCCTGCAGGGTTGATCGGGTTTACTGTCACTGCTGTAGTGTTACAAACCTTTACTTCAGGTGTGACTTTCCACCTGTACAGGTGCGTTCAGTCTGTGCAGGAGGAAGACGTCTGTcggctgtgtttgtctttatttaccCAGAATGCTCAGTCCTGAGCTGATGCACCGGCTGATAAATAGAAACATATAATGTAGCTAATTGTCAGGGCTAATTGTTGCACCTGCAGACCTAATCGTGTAATtgataattgtgtgtgtgtgtgtgtgtgtgtgtgtgtgtgtgtgtgtttcagcggCCAGTCAACGAGGAGAAGTCTCCGGTGGGCCCGTGGCTGCTCGCTCTGTTCGTATTCGTGGTTTGTGGATCAGGTGAGTGTCACATGTAGATGTGAGCTGTAACAAAGAACTGACAGAGCTTAATAGAGGCGGGGTGTGAACGACCACGCTGACGCTGTGACTAAAAGAAGGAGCGATGGTTGGATGGTTCCACCTCTTCGTGCGTCCGGCTGATCTCCTCGGCAGTGTCCTGTGCTCGGTAGATGTAAACATTCAGATCTGATcatgagctgcaggtgagggCGGGGCTCAGGTGTGCTCCGGCTCACGACCTCTGGCCAAACGGGTCTGGAGAGTGTTCTCTGCTCTCATTGGTCAGACGTGTCTGTCCAGAGATCAGCGAGGCCGCGTACTGAGTCCAGATCAGACCTCTGTTCAGTCTCTGGTTTCTCTGTCAGAGCGcaccacaaacactgcagctgagtTTGAGACTAGACCGAGACCGCTTCCTGACAGGGTCCCTGCGTGCTGACACAGCcagtgtcagcatgtgtgtttgtttgaagaCGCCGTCTCCTAGAGTCTGCCCCCCCGCctctaatctgtgtgtgtgaacgagaTCGATCTGGTTTGATGTGACGACGATCGTCTGAGCACGTGCAGACCAACTCGTCACACATTAGACACGGCcgagaccaggaccaggaccagaagtgtgtctgctgtgtgtctctgtcgTTTCTCGTGGCCGCTCTGATCAATAATCActtctcgtgtgtgtgtttctttcagcCATCTTCCAGATCATCCAGAGCATCAGGCAGGGCAtgtgatgacctttgaccctggaGCCAAGCCTGTCAAATGGGAGGGGGTGGAGCCATGTCGACCCCGccgcacgcacacgcacacacacacacacacacacacacacactctcttgtTCCTGTGGAGCtggtttttcttctctctgtagctcaacctgttttttttacttccttCCTTGTTGATGAAGCTGATCAGATATTGGTTATTGATTGCTGTCGATGAAGTCTTACCTCTCCTTCCTGTCACGCAGTcgtccagctgctgtttctgtgggCCTCGCTGATGTTTCACTGAAGCCGATGTCTTAGTCTCGTCCCGTTTCTCCGTCGATCTGACGGCGTCTCCGTCGTCGTCCAGCGGCTCGCAGCTTCGATCGGCTTCCTCGCCGTCGACACGTCAGTTAGCGTCTCACCTTTAAAGCCCGCGCGCTGAGCCGCCGCTGTGCTTCCTCTCCTTTAGGTTTATTCAAAGTCAAATTCAAAGCAGTCAGTCTGACTTCTGTCGGCTGCGTCGTGAGGTTTGACTCCGGAGGATCCAGAACGGCGGCGACGGCAGCTGCACAGCGCCATGAATGAATCAGAAACATGTCTGCGGCGGCTGAAGGATCTAAAACCTTCTCAATGCGCAGAGGGACGAGAGGAACGCAGCGTCTcgccagctgtttcctctgaggCCGACAGAAGCGCTTTGAAAGCTCTTGTTCTGATGGAAAGGAGCGGACTGGCGGCCTCAGACGACAGCGGCTCGTGGCTTCAGTCAAACTGCGGCTTCGTCCCACGTTTCCGCTCGACTGGTGTCGGTGTGGGGAGACGGGACGCCGCTGCCGTTGGTTTAGTTTTTGGAAAGTTGAAGTAGTCTGAGAGGCGAAGAGCTCCGCGAGCCCCCTGCTGGACGACCTGCTCCGCTTTTATACAAAATAAACCACAGATATTTTCTCTAAACGCTCTGGTGTCCGTGTGCTTCGTTCATGCCTGTCTTCATTTGTAAGGAAGTTGTCCTCAAATCAGGAACCTTCACATTTTACATGTGTGTGAACTCATGCAAACATCAGGCTGAATGTCCTCTGTCAGGTCACATGATACAAGTCATCAGTGTGCTGCAGCCCTCAAACAACAGGATGTGATTGAGCAGGATTACATTTACACAGCATGAAGACACAGGGACAGTGGTGTGTCTCCACAGCGGGAGGGGACAGGTCATCACAGAGCAGatgaaatgatgcttttatgGAAGAGGCTGATGAGGAGTGTTTGGCGTGCCACCTCCACCTGTACATCAGTGGAATACACTGTTTAAGGTGTGTGTCCCCATGCACCGCACAAGATGAACTCAAAGAAGACCCACCACCACCAGAGTCCTGAAGGACCACAGGGGAGGTGTCACAAGCAAGTCCCTGAAAGCCTCACTGTCATTCTGCAGGTACGTCTGCCACCAGGTACGATCACCTGACCGCTGATCTCACACAACATCAACACTGTGAACAGTAATAACCTATTATAATATCAATAACTAATATTTGTCAGtaatgaaacaataaatcatCGGACGCCCACTGTGCCTCCCACGTAGCGACGCAGTGACGTCAGAAAAAGAAGATGGCTGCCGTGCTGAAGGCGGAAGGTAAAGCTTAAAGAAACTGAAACACCTCCTGTTCCTTCCTGATTGGTGTTATTGAAATCGTTTCTATTTGACATGATATGTTCACAGATTAGTGCTGGTACACCGGCCGGGGTTGACACGTTTAACCCGGAGGTAAAGCCCTGCAGCTCGGCTTTCGGAGGTGTTTAATCACTGCTGATAGCTGCCTGTGTAGCTGCCGTTAgcctagctagctagctagctagctgtgcAGCTAAACAAGCAAACATTAGTGTTGTTTATTAACGATGGAATTCATGTTTCTCATTAATTTAGTTTGGACTGAAGGGGTGAGTGTGTATTTGAAGCCATCGATGCGTTAAAACGTGTTGTCCCGTCGTAAAACTTTTTTAATGATGGGATATTGAGAAGCGTCTTAACGTTAGCTAAAAGTTAGCCGGCTAACGGGGCCGGGAGCAGCAGAGCTCCTGCATGTGTTAGAGACGCTCCAGGAGGCCCCTACAGCAGTCAGGCGAGTCCGTGGTCTGAGCCCGGCCTCCGGATGAGAAGTGTGTTtgggggtttgtgtgtgtgtgtgtgtcatgtttctatatgtgtgtgagggagagggaCAATTACAGTCATTTGTTAACCCggtacacagtgtgtgtgtgtgtgtgtgtgtgtgtgtgtgtttaatactATCATTGATGTTAATTATTAGCTGTGCGGCTGAACGTATAAGTCGTAATGTTATGTAACTAAACATACACACGATCACAAGCTGATGTACGGAGTCAGTTATGAACACACTCCATTCACAGTGGGTGTAATTCagctgttgctaggcaacaggGAGCTATTGAAGgagtgtgtctgcctgtctgtgcgtgtgtgtctctctatctgtctgtctctgtctgtctctatctgtctgtccatctctctgtctgtctgtctttgtctgtgtctgtccgtctctctgtctgtctgtgtctctgtgacactgagctgctggtgtcCTGTCCAGACCTTTGCTGTGTTCATAATCACAAATTGACGTCCTGCCTTCTGCACACTATGAAGTATTAAGCATGCCGTCACCAGCAGACCACTCAGCCAAGACGTTCATGTGACGGCATCACATGACCGCGTTGATCAAACCATCATCGCTCAGAGGCTGCTTATGTGCAGCGGACATTTCTCACTTGCACTAAATTAGAGCTGATTGACTCTGTAAGAAATAACAATCGTCAACATCACATCATAATTATTAACAGGCGTCATCATCGACTTTGAACTCATcctgcagttgttgtttttaacaatGGACTGGAACCCAGTCCTACACAAGAtttacatactgtgtgtgtgtgtgtgtgtgtgtgtgtgtgtgtgtgtgtgtgtgtgtgtgtgtgtgtgtgtgtgttgcagcagggCAGTGCATGGTGCAGCTGTGAGACTCGTCCTGCATGGAATCGTAGCCATGAGCAACAAGGAAATGGTTTCCACGGAGACAGGTCAGTCTGACATCACACCTGCTCTGTTGCCGTGGTAATCACCTACCAGAGGTGATGTCATCATTTGCATCACCATGATGTGAAGGGATTTccaacatgtttttctcttgatGATCTTCAGTCGACGTTCTTGCTGTTGTGTCACTGCTGACTGGATGTTGTCGTCTCCTAGCAACACTATGAAATATAGATGTAACATTTTTCACTGTACTAAAAATATCACGTTAATACTTGAATATTAATGATCATGAGATGTTTGAAATGCTGTccttcatgtgtgtttcttttcagcTATCATCACTTTTATCGCTTTCCGTTTTTGTGTGACCTCCGGCGGTCTGACTCTTTATAAACCAACAGTTTATTGTTTCTTACATGAAATTACAGATCAGGTATGATTTAATACAAATCTGTAGCACGTAGAAGAGGAACGAAAGTGGAATTTCAGCCGTGGAACAAGTTCAGTGAGCACGCCAGCTGATGGAATATAGTTCTGTAGATTGACCTATGACAGAGAGTGTGGGCGGAGCCGAGGCTGAACGAAACCGGCTGTCGCTCAAAGCGGCCACAGCCATGATTACATGTCATTTAACGGAGTGCGTTATATCAAAATTCACCCTCACACCGTCATCATGGATGAAGAAATCAGCTACAGAGACTGAAACTGTAGTTTGTATGAGGCTGTGAACACGTTTATTTCTCCTTTAAGCTTAGCATTTAAATATGGCGGTATGTGGGGACTGACTCCGgtttggagccagcctcaagtggccattcgaggaactgcagtttgatGCTAAccgtctgtgtttctgtgtgcagagAATAAAGGACCGAGGAAAGTCTTTCTGCCTAACAAGCTGTTGGAGTGTCTCCCTCGTTTGTCCGGTCTGCCTAACGAGCGGCTGAGGTGGAACACTAACGAGGTAAAACACTGTTGAGCTTGAAACCAGACCCAGTTGTCTGTTGTCCAGTAGTCTGGATTAATGCTGCACACATGTCGGTACTTTTTCTGCCTGTTATCTCTAAAAACAGTGAATCGTTTTACGTCTTCAGGCCGATAAAAATCAAACTGGGAAGGAAACACAGTGCTCGCAGCTCATGTCCACGCTGTGACGAACAGTCACAACCAGAATGATCAGGTGTTTCATTGAGCTCTAGTTCtaaaatgaatgattaaaactctcgctctgcctctgtgtTACTTCAGGAGATTGCTTCCTACCTGATTTCATTTGACAGACATGATGAGTGGCTCTCCTGCACACTGAAAACCAGgtacacacactgactcacaccaCAGCCTCTGGACCAGCCTGCCAGACGAAGCTGAGGGGTTTAAGGCGAACGACTTCCCCGCACTCGCCCGCTCACCTCTGCTGGTCGTCTCTCTTTCAGGCCGAAGAACGGCAGTATCATCCTGTACAACCGGAAGAAGGTGAAGTACAGGAAGGATGGATACTGctggaagaaaaggaaggatgGAAAAACGACAAGAGAGGACCACATGAAGCTGAAGGTCCAGGGCACGGAGGTCAGCGGCGCACTGCTCGACACCGAACTGCTCCCCCTGCAGGACGCACGCAGCGTCAGCATTCAGAACAGCGGGAACAACGTCACGTTACTGTGGCTTCATGACGCTCCACAACCCCCTCTGCTAAACGTTCAGTCTTTTAGCTACTCAGAATATTTTAATTGCAAACcgactgaaaagaaaatgcagcctGTTCCAGTTGATTCTTTTATTACAGTCTCACGCTATTACAGTCCCAGCATCGTCCAGCATCGTCCAGCATCGTCAACAAAACGTTAAAAAATAGACCTACAGTGTTCACGTGTTAACTTATTACACCTTTAAGAAGTGAGCTCGTTATCCATCTAACTATCCTCTCTGCTTTCAGTGCCTCTACGGCTGCTACGTCCATTCCTCCATCGTGCCGACATTCCACCGACGATGCtactggctgctgcaggtccacacacacacacacacacacacacacacacacacacacgcacacacacacacacacacacacacacacacacagagacacacgcacacacacacacacacacacacacacacacacagagacacacgcacacacacacacacacacacacacagagacacacgcacacacacacacacacacacacacagagacacacgcacacacacacacacacacacacacgcgcacagagacacacgcacacacacacacacagagacacacacacacagagacacacacacacagacacacgcacacacacatacagagataaAGTGAGAATCAGTcagtaatctgtgtgtgtgtgtgtgtgtgtgtgtgtgtgtgtgtgtttgtctgtgtgtgtgtgtgcgcatgtgtgtgtgtgtgacagaaccCAGACATCGTGCTGGTCCACTACCTGAACGTGCCGTCCCTGGAGGATTCTGGGAAATGCAGTCCGCTGCTGTGTGCAGTGGCCGACCGCCATGACAGTGTGAGGTGGAGCCGAGACGACCTGCTGAACCAGCTGAAGCCCATGTGTAAGAATCAAAACAaatacttttactgcattttacTACCTTTAGTGGTAACGCGTAGTATCTGTGTACTCTGTAGTACTGACATGTAGTATTTTCTCAGTTCACAGTATGAAGTGTTTGGTGGGTTCAGGGGATTTCAGTATTGAGGAGCTGGTTCAACACATTCTGGACCGACAGAGAACCAAACCACAGCCACGCACACACGCCTGCCTCTGTAACACCTCACAGGGTAAGGCCTCACTCTGACCTCATCGTCGCTCTGACATCACTTTGACATCATCGtcactctgacatcactctgacatcactctgacatcatcgtcactctgacatcactctgacatcactctgacatcatcgtcactctgacatcacttTGATGTCA
It encodes the following:
- the zgc:85858 gene encoding stress-associated endoplasmic reticulum protein 1, with the translated sequence MSAVQRMKVANERHSKTITQRGHVQKTSRPVNEEKSPVGPWLLALFVFVVCGSAIFQIIQSIRQGM